The sequence below is a genomic window from Actinokineospora baliensis.
AGATGATCTCAGCCGCTACCCGGACTGTGAGGTGGCCGAGTCAAGATGCTGTTCGATTGGAGTACCGTAGAGACCCGGCCCTCGTTGGCTGGTACGCCCCCGTGCAGCGGATCCTAGACGTTCTAGATCGTCGCCACACAGCCGGACTCGACAGACTTGCGGTACTCTGCGGGACAGACAAGTGGAGCGCACTGCATCACTACACCCAGCATTACGAGCACCACCTCTCCCCGCAGCGTGATCAGATGCTGAGGATCCTGGAGATCGGTGTTGGAGGGAACCGCGAGGCTCACACCGGCGGGAATTCTTTGAGGATGTGGAAGCACTACTTTCCTCGAGCGATCATTTACGGCATCGATATCTTCGACAAGAGAGGAGTTGATGAAGCTCGTTTGGCCACTTTCCGAGCCGACCAGTCACATCAGGACGAGTTGATAGAAGTTGCCCAGGCAATCGGCCAGGTTGACGTGATCATTGATGATGGAAGTCACTTGAGCTCGCACGTCATCGCATCGTTCACAACATTGTTCCCCTACCTGCGCGATGGCGGGCTCTACTTCATAGAAGATCTACATGCGTCGCTGTGGGCACCCCGCTTCAACGGAAGCGGTAAAGACACCGACAACCCTGCCCATAGTATGGGCTTCTTGAAACGCCTCGTGGACGGACTTCACCACCAGGAGTTCTTGCCCGGCGATGGTCGATCTCCCGCCCCAACGGACCGAGCCGTGCGGGCAATACATTTCTATCGCAACCTCGCAGTAATCGAGAAAGGGGCCAATACAGACGACAGTCCGATTGCGGAGGCGATCCGAAGGGGTGACCCACCGGCAATCTACCAAGATTGAGCATCCCGATTCTGTTTGACCAGCGCGGAGCGACTCGACAAGCGATGCTACATCGACACCGAGATGATATGAATACTCACTTCGCGCGATCCAACCAGCACGACGATCGTACCCCGCAACAAGATACCGGTTCTCCACTCCAGGTTCCAGGTGTGGACAAATGACGCGGCAATCATTGGTTCCTCGCAGTTGAGCTCCGCCTCGATACCATCCACCGTGCGGACCAGGCAGAATGTGCCGGATACCACGGCGATCAACGCCGCCTGAGGATAGAGGGGAATAGCGCTGAGCATCCGCTCGTTCGGATCGTCAACGTTGGAACAATTGATGACCACGACATCCGCCTGTTGAAGGAGGGACGGATTCGCGCAATCCTCATGTACGGCCAGATGTGTCCTACCTGGCTGTTGGGAAGTCAGAAGATTGACTGAAGCATATGCCGGATAGCGGGCGATCCTGACACGGCTAGGCCCCGCCTCATTCAATGTGCAGTTCACATAGTCCGCGCGACCCGACGTGTGCACGGGGTCATCAATACGGCTCACAGGAACCACGGGAACGGTTGCAGATCCGCGCGGCTCGGGGAGGCGGAGATAGCCATAGAACAATTGCCGCAGACGGCTCGCAGCCTCACCGGGGTAGGACGAGATCAGGTCTCGTACTTCTCCGAACCGTTCAGCGTCGTGTGTATTGATGGCCGCATGTATCTGACTCGACAGATCATTCCGCCGGTCCATCCTGGGTGCTACGCGGCCGAGGAGATCGACAGCGGAGCCCGAAGCCACGTCTTCGTCGGGGAACGCCGCCAAGAGAACCGGAACACCCAACGCAGCACCATAGCAAGTGACCACACCATGATCGCCGACTATCAAATCAGACGCTATTAGCATCGCTTTCCAACCATCAAGTTCAGGCGCCAGTACCATACCTGAACGAACGCTGTCAGCGAGCCAAGCGCGCACCTGCCACGAACCGTGACCGTGCAGGATGTTGGGGTGAATCAAGGCCGCGAACCGGATATCATCCGAAGGCGCGCAGGCCAGTAGTTCCTGAAAAACCGATGGCCAACTGCCCATCAACGACTTACCGCACCAGGTCGTCGACACTGAGATCAACTTCTGATTCGACCGCATGCCGAGCTTCTCACGGTACTGATTCCGGAGATGAAGACTTCGCAGAATCTGATCGTAGCACGGATCGCCGACCACGACTGCGGTTGGAAGCGCTGCCGGAGTAATCGAACCGAGGCGGTGGAGTTGTTCCTCGTGCGACAGGATGAGTGAGGATGCGATGGGAAGACCGTCGTAGATGAGCCGCTCGGGAGAAAGGCCGTACACTGATCGCTTGCCTGACCCGTCCAGAACTTCACTCACCGGGGAGTTCTTCGCGAAACCGCCTCCGTGGGACAACACCACAACAGGTGTTGTCAGATCCGTCAACCCGCTGTAACTGGCCGCTATCGCGAGGTCGAACGGAGTGTTGATCGCCTGCGACCATGGAATTGCGATCATCCCGAGGTCACGCAACAGATCATCGACACCGCCCTGGAATGGCGACGAACCAGCTTTGCTGAACACCAACTGGACCCGCGTATCGGCCTCGAACACGGTGACGACATCCAGCAACCTGAAGAGCGCTGTCACGTGGTGCACCACAACAAGGACAAGACGCTGCGGATGGATTGTGTTCCAGCGTTGCGCTTGTAGACCGATGGGCACGTTGACGAACTGTTGGGATAGTATCGTTCCTCCCGAGAAATTTGTCTGCGGAACCGCCGTGGCCGTACGCAAGGCAGCAATCGCGGTGCTGGCTGGTCGACAATGGTGGCACGCGGCCCGGCAACTCTGACTACCCCAGGTGCCCGCATCCACACGATCCGTGCATGATGGGGGCGTGTGCACCGAGGATGGACGACGGGGTCGGGGGTTGTTCGGGGATGGGGACTTCCGGCGGTTCTGGCTGGCTGATGCGCTGAGCCAGATGGGCACCAGGGTCAGCGCACTGGCCGTGCCGCTGTTGGCGGTGTTGACCCTCGATGCGTCGGCGCTGGAGGTCTCGCTGCTCAAGACGCTGCAGACGGTGGCGTTCCTGTTGTTGGGGTTGCAGGTCGGGGCGTGGTGCGACCGGCGGCGGTGCCGTCCGATCATGGTGGTGGCCGACCTCGGGCGGGCTTTGGCCCTCGGCTCGATCCCGATCGCGGCGCTGTTCGGCGTGTTGACGATGGCCCAACTGTTCGTGGCGATCTTCGTGGTCGGCGTCTTCACCGTGTTCTTCGACGTGGCGCACCAGTCGTACTTGCCGCGGCTGGTGGACAAGGGGCGGTTGGTCGAGGGCAACGCGAAGCTCCGGGCCAACAAGTCGGTCGCGGCGCTGGCGGCGCCGAGCCTGGCGGGAGCGATGGTGCAGTGGCTGACCGCTCCGGTGGCTGTGCTGCTCGACGCACTGTCCTACCTGTGGTCGGCGATCTGGATCCGCTCGATCAAGGCTGTCGAACCGGAGCCGGAACCCCGGTCGGGCCGCACCATGCTGCGCGAGATCGGCGAGGGCACCCGGTTCGTGCTCACCCACCCGATCCTGCGCGCGACCAGCGTGTCGAACGCGATGCTCGGCCTGTTCCAGGCCGGGCACCTGGCGCTGGTCGTGGTGTTCCTGGTGCGCGAGGTCGGCTTGTCTGCTGGGGTGATCGGCTTGGTGAGCAGCTTAGGCGTGGCCGGGGCGATCCTGGCGTCGCTGGTGGCTCGCCGGGCCGCCGACCGGGTAGGCACCGCCCGGCTGCTGTGGGTGGCCGCGGTCCTCAACGGCGGGTTCCAGATGCTGTTCCCGCTGACCGGCCCCGGCTGGGGGATGACGTTCTACCTCGTCGCGCTGTTCGGCACTTCGGTCGGCGTGACCCTCTACACGATCATGCAGGCCAGCGTGCAGCAAGCCCTGTGCCCTGACGAACTGCTCGGTCGGATGAACGCCACGGTGAACTTCCTGTTCTGGGGTGCCGCGGCGATCGGCAGTGCGCTGGCGGGGACCGTCGCGACTTTCATCGGGCTGAGACCCACGCTGTGGATCGCCGCCGCAGGGGTGCTGCTGTCGTCGGTGTGGCTGGTCGCCTCGCCGCTGCGCACGATGCGCGATCTGCCCATCGCCGAGCCCACGCGGTCCACCGAAGCGCGCAACGGCTGATTCCCGCTGGCGTTGTCCCGCTGGCGGGACAACGCACCCGGCGCCCGTTGACACAATCCGCCCGCGCCGTGTCACACTCGATGAGTGCTACTCGCGACAAGTGCCACGGCCATTGTCACCGGTACCAACTCGGATTCCCACACGTGGAATTTGGTTTACCTCCAACTCGTATTGGAGGAGGCGGGTTTCACCGTGCGAAACCTAGGCCCATGTGTGCCGAGTTCGTTACTGGTAGCCGAATGCGAGCGAGTCAGGCCCGGACTGGTAGTGATCAGCAGCGTGAACGGGCACGGTGTTCAGGACGCCCTATCGCTCGTTGTCCCCTTTCGCGAGCATCCGATCACGCGGACCATTCCGCTGGTGATCGGAGGTAAACTGGGGATCAACGGCAGAATTCCGGACGACCAGCGAATGGCGCTGCTGACCGCGGGGTTCGACCACGTGTTCGACCACGACGAGGTGCCCGCCTTCCGCGCCCTGCTCACCGGGCTCGGCACGCGGGTTGTGTCCTGATCGTGCCCGCCACCGGCTCGTTCGACGAGTTCGTGGCCAGGGCGCGGGCCGCGGGCGCGCTCGTGGTGCAGCCGAGGATGGGGATGGCCGACCCGGTCGCGATGCGCCGGGGGCTGGCGCGCACGAAGGGCGCGGCGGCGACCGCCGTCGGCACCATCACTCTGGACAGCTACACGAGGCTCGGTGAGCACGCGAGGGCGTCGGCCGCGCTCACCGACGGGGTTGCGCTCAACGGTTACCCGATCACCTCCCACAGCAGCGAGGTCACCATGGCCGTGCTCTCCGGTGTCGAGGACGAGGGTTTCCCGGTGCAGGTCAGGCACGGTTCGGCGGACCCGAGGGCCATCGTCGAAGCCCTGGTGGCCGCCGGGTTGCGTGCGACCGAAGGTGGGCCGGTCTCCTACTGCCTGCCCTACGGGCGCACACCGCTGCGCACATCGGTGGCCAATTGGGCCGCGGCGTGCGACTCGCTGCTGAACGCGCGAGACCCGCACGTCGAGACCTTCGGCGGGTGCTTGCTCGGGCAACTGTGCCCGCCGAGCTTGCTCGTTGCCGTCAGCCTGCTCGAGGCGGTGTTCCTCGCCCAGCACGGCATTCGCGGCATCTCGCTGAGCTACGCCCAGCAGACCAACGCCGACCAAGACGCGGCGGCGATTCGCGCCCTGCGCGCACTCGCGTCGGAATTGCTCCCAGGGGTCGATTGGCACGTGGTGCTGTACGCGTACATGGGGGTGTACCCGCGTACCGCGGTGGGCGCGGACCGCCTGCTCGCCGATGCCGCCCGGCTCGCGGTTCGCACGGGCACCGAGCGGCTCATCGTGAAGACGGCGGCCGAGGCGCACCGCATCCCGACGGT
It includes:
- a CDS encoding class I SAM-dependent methyltransferase, whose translation is MTTLLSHNINLLLDHLGRDGATLQPRVTEPMNPVAELLDTARLHKEAIVATIDRIGSNTVAAIVLDELAFRARLHEVANLDRVHVALSFIHDDHEMKFDLATGGGDSDLPLVVVAQELWESVQALYGPREMISAATRTVRWPSQDAVRLEYRRDPALVGWYAPVQRILDVLDRRHTAGLDRLAVLCGTDKWSALHHYTQHYEHHLSPQRDQMLRILEIGVGGNREAHTGGNSLRMWKHYFPRAIIYGIDIFDKRGVDEARLATFRADQSHQDELIEVAQAIGQVDVIIDDGSHLSSHVIASFTTLFPYLRDGGLYFIEDLHASLWAPRFNGSGKDTDNPAHSMGFLKRLVDGLHHQEFLPGDGRSPAPTDRAVRAIHFYRNLAVIEKGANTDDSPIAEAIRRGDPPAIYQD
- a CDS encoding MFS transporter; this encodes MFGDGDFRRFWLADALSQMGTRVSALAVPLLAVLTLDASALEVSLLKTLQTVAFLLLGLQVGAWCDRRRCRPIMVVADLGRALALGSIPIAALFGVLTMAQLFVAIFVVGVFTVFFDVAHQSYLPRLVDKGRLVEGNAKLRANKSVAALAAPSLAGAMVQWLTAPVAVLLDALSYLWSAIWIRSIKAVEPEPEPRSGRTMLREIGEGTRFVLTHPILRATSVSNAMLGLFQAGHLALVVVFLVREVGLSAGVIGLVSSLGVAGAILASLVARRAADRVGTARLLWVAAVLNGGFQMLFPLTGPGWGMTFYLVALFGTSVGVTLYTIMQASVQQALCPDELLGRMNATVNFLFWGAAAIGSALAGTVATFIGLRPTLWIAAAGVLLSSVWLVASPLRTMRDLPIAEPTRSTEARNG
- a CDS encoding cobalamin B12-binding domain-containing protein: MLLATSATAIVTGTNSDSHTWNLVYLQLVLEEAGFTVRNLGPCVPSSLLVAECERVRPGLVVISSVNGHGVQDALSLVVPFREHPITRTIPLVIGGKLGINGRIPDDQRMALLTAGFDHVFDHDEVPAFRALLTGLGTRVVS
- a CDS encoding methylaspartate mutase — protein: MPATGSFDEFVARARAAGALVVQPRMGMADPVAMRRGLARTKGAAATAVGTITLDSYTRLGEHARASAALTDGVALNGYPITSHSSEVTMAVLSGVEDEGFPVQVRHGSADPRAIVEALVAAGLRATEGGPVSYCLPYGRTPLRTSVANWAAACDSLLNARDPHVETFGGCLLGQLCPPSLLVAVSLLEAVFLAQHGIRGISLSYAQQTNADQDAAAIRALRALASELLPGVDWHVVLYAYMGVYPRTAVGADRLLADAARLAVRTGTERLIVKTAAEAHRIPTVEENVAALERAAEVAARSTAEPEPDDDGVHAEARAITYAVLALDSSLDRALPLAFERGYLDVPFCVHPDNVGRARGFIDATGRLRWSDPGALPIRPPRPLRRESGLTADSLMTALTYVQRKYDGEGNRP